CATAGGTTGAGACGAACTTCCGATACGAATAAAACACCCCGAATCGCAGTATCCTTTTTGTTTTATACAATACGGCTTTTCCGAGCCGCTTGCAAGATTTACTACAACCACGGTTTTATTGTCGTGTATTTCCGTCGATATGTCAAACAAGCCCATAACGCTGGGACGAATGTTGTCTTTAAGGCGGTCGGCAATTTTGAGTTGAACCGCGTCGGGATTCGGCACGCCTGCAATAATGCCGTCTTTGTTGATTCCTATATAAATATCCCCGCCGTCGGAGTTTAGAAACGCAACCGCCGTTTTTTCAAAGTCGTCAGTTAATTTTTCCTTGAGTTCCACGCGATTTGTTTCGTTCCGTATCATTTTTTCTCCTGTTTTATGCTGTAAAAATAAATTATTTTTTCGGAAAATAATTAACGGCTTCCAGATTTTGAAAATGTTTGTCTTGCGTCCAAACAGTTGCGTTATTCATTTGAGCGGTTGCGTAAATTATGCTGTCTGCCATAGGTAGTTTGTATTGCTTGGAAATTTTTGCGGCAAGTACTGCCAAGTCGCTATTTATATCGACAACGTTTCCTTTTTCCATAATTTCAACAAGAACATCAGCAAACGCTCCGCCTTTTTCAGGCAATGCTTTTCTATATACTTCGTAAATGCAAATTGTCGGAACAAGTAAATTGCTTGTATCTCTAATCGCATTACTAATTGAAACATCTATGTCTTTTCCAAGAAAATATTCAATCCAAAGGCAAGTATCTATAACATTCAATACCTATCCTCCTCGTCCCTTACAAAATTTGAGTCAATACCCGTTCCTTTTAAAATTCCGTAGGCGTCTTCTATTGAAATACTTTCCTTATTGACAAAAACATTTTTCGCCAACCGAGGTTTTGTCCTCAAAAAAGACACATAGTTGAGAACTTCCTGCTCATATTCTCGCGGCAACAATTCAATTTCCGACAATAATTTCGCTGAAACAGTCATAATTTACCTCCTCTTTTTCTTAGAAAAATAATATTTGCCAAAACAAATAATCAACAAAAAACAAATTTTCCCCCACGCCACCGCGACAATAAATTATTTTTACATTACGTAAATTAAGGAGTATTTATGCTGGTTGAAACAAAACAGATGTTGCCGATGTCGCTTTTGCAGAAAAAACTGCCGAGCACCATAAAAAGTGTTCGTTATAGCGGAAACGCGGTTTATGTGATTGAAAACAATGTTATGGAAGCGGTTTTGCTTTCCTATAAAGAATACGAATACTTGAAAAAGATAGAAGAAGCATTCGAACTTATGGAAATAAACGATATGCTTCAAAGCAGAATGGAGAATTACGACCCGTCAAAAAATATTCCTTGGGAAAAGGTGCGTGAAAATATATGAGTTGCCAAATATTTTTTATTCCCGAAGCGCAAGAAGATTATAACGGTTTAGACGGTTCAATAAAAAAGATGGTAAATAAAAAAATTGACAATCTTGCCGAAAACCCTATGCTTGGACTGCCGCTCGGCAACAAAGACAATGCAAATCTTACAGGTTTTTACAAAATTTATGTGGCGAAGAAATCAGTGCGAATAGTTTACCGCGTTTTACCTAACAGAAACGTAGAAATAGTTGAAATCTGGGGAATAGGCAAGAGAGATAAAATGAAAATCTATAAAATGATAGCGGACAGATTAAGAAAAAAAGGACTGTAAAGGAGGAACGCATTATGACAAAACGGTTATTGGGAATTTTAGTATTGGCAGGATTGTTTTTGTTCGGTTGCTCAGGCGGCGGAAGCGGTGGTGGAGAACAAAACGATATAAATTCTGCAATAGAGGGTATTTGGAAGCATATTTGGGAAAATGGTAGCGAGTATGTTCTTTTCGCAAAAAACGGAAATGGAAAAAGAATTTTTATTTTAAACGACGGATTTATTGATGAACAACATACGTTTCATTTCACAGTAAACGGGAATATTATTTGTCAATATTGGCATCAAGACTGGGAAGGCGAACGTCATTGTTTCACTCCTCAATTTAGTGGAAACAGTGTTAAGATTTTTAATGCGTGGTATTCTAAAGTTGAATATTTCCCAAACTGATAAAAAATCTTAAATATTCCGCTTATACGCTCCCCAAAACAAAAAAGATAGAGGCGTACTAAAACGCCTCAAACTTTAACTTATCCCAAAATTCCTCTTGTACACCCCCCAAGTCGTTGAAATCAGGGAATTTATATCGGAGCACTGCGCTTTAAAGCCCAAAATCTCCTCCGCTTTTGCCGCGGTTGCCAAAACTACCGAGGGGTCGCCGTCGCGGCGGTCGCCGTATTCGGCTTTTATTTCTTTGCCTGTGATTTTTCGCGCGGTTTCTACCATTTCTTTTACGGATACGCCAGTTTGCGAGCCGAGATTTACCGTTAAACTTTCGTTGGTTTTAAGTAAATGCTCGAACGCTTGTTTATGCGCCGCCGCCAAATCGCTTACGTGGATATAGTCGCGAATGCACGTGCCGTCTCTTGTGTCCCAGTCGTTGCCGAAAATTGTGATTTTCTCGCGAATGCCCGCCGCGACTTCCATAACTATGGGGAGCAAATTCTGCGGGTTGGTTTCTAAGCCGTAAATTCGACCTTTGGGGTCGTATCCTGCGGCGTTAAAGTATCGTAAGGCGACGTATTTAAGACCTTTGAGTTTGTCGTACCATTCCAAAATTCGCTCTATTTCTAATTTGGTGAAGCCGTAATAATTTGCGGGGCAGGTCGGGTGATTTTCGTCTATCGGGAGATATTGCGGCTCGCCGTAAACTGCGGCTGTCGATGAGAAAATGATTTTGTTTATGCCGTTTT
The sequence above is a segment of the Chitinivibrionia bacterium genome. Coding sequences within it:
- a CDS encoding type II toxin-antitoxin system VapC family toxin, whose product is MNVIDTCLWIEYFLGKDIDVSISNAIRDTSNLLVPTICIYEVYRKALPEKGGAFADVLVEIMEKGNVVDINSDLAVLAAKISKQYKLPMADSIIYATAQMNNATVWTQDKHFQNLEAVNYFPKK
- a CDS encoding DUF2281 domain-containing protein, which produces MTVSAKLLSEIELLPREYEQEVLNYVSFLRTKPRLAKNVFVNKESISIEDAYGILKGTGIDSNFVRDEEDRY
- a CDS encoding type II toxin-antitoxin system Phd/YefM family antitoxin, translating into MLVETKQMLPMSLLQKKLPSTIKSVRYSGNAVYVIENNVMEAVLLSYKEYEYLKKIEEAFELMEINDMLQSRMENYDPSKNIPWEKVRENI
- a CDS encoding type II toxin-antitoxin system RelE/ParE family toxin, with the protein product MSCQIFFIPEAQEDYNGLDGSIKKMVNKKIDNLAENPMLGLPLGNKDNANLTGFYKIYVAKKSVRIVYRVLPNRNVEIVEIWGIGKRDKMKIYKMIADRLRKKGL
- the galE gene encoding UDP-glucose 4-epimerase GalE, which gives rise to MHILVIGGAGYIGSHVAREFLDNGYNITVYDNFSSGKEENIFADEKLVRGDVLDFDLLDKTMSEGKFDGIIHLSAFKAAGESQIIPEKYSVNNITGTINILNAATKNGINKIIFSSTAAVYGEPQYLPIDENHPTCPANYYGFTKLEIERILEWYDKLKGLKYVALRYFNAAGYDPKGRIYGLETNPQNLLPIVMEVAAGIREKITIFGNDWDTRDGTCIRDYIHVSDLAAAHKQAFEHLLKTNESLTVNLGSQTGVSVKEMVETARKITGKEIKAEYGDRRDGDPSVVLATAAKAEEILGFKAQCSDINSLISTTWGVYKRNFGIS